One Cellulomonas sp. NS3 genomic region harbors:
- a CDS encoding transcriptional regulator, with amino-acid sequence MTRASSDELLVLHAVRLRGFTDTAATARRFALDPGAVEELLLDLQALGHVAWSEFAGLGGWSPTDRGRAHGEQLLAAELAAVPGGHEAVAATYAAFLPLNDRLQSACTSWQLRPRPGDPLAENDHTDPAWDGMVVSELDELARALVALVHRLTGVLDRFGGYDRRFSAALDRVLAGDGSWVNRTGEDSCHTVWFELHEDLLATLGQSRGT; translated from the coding sequence GTGACGCGCGCGTCGTCGGACGAGCTGCTCGTCCTGCACGCCGTCCGGCTGCGCGGCTTCACCGACACCGCGGCGACCGCGCGCCGCTTCGCGCTCGACCCGGGCGCCGTCGAGGAGCTGCTCCTGGACCTCCAGGCGCTCGGTCACGTCGCCTGGTCGGAGTTCGCCGGGCTCGGCGGCTGGTCGCCGACCGACCGCGGGCGCGCGCACGGCGAGCAGCTCCTCGCCGCGGAGCTGGCCGCCGTGCCGGGCGGGCACGAGGCGGTGGCGGCGACCTACGCGGCGTTCCTGCCGCTCAACGACCGGCTGCAGAGCGCCTGCACGAGCTGGCAGCTGCGCCCGCGGCCCGGTGACCCGCTCGCGGAGAACGACCACACGGACCCCGCGTGGGACGGGATGGTCGTCTCCGAGCTCGACGAGCTCGCCCGTGCGCTGGTCGCACTCGTGCACCGGCTCACGGGGGTGCTCGACCGCTTCGGCGGGTACGACCGCCGGTTCTCCGCCGCGCTCGACCGCGTCCTGGCGGGCGACGGGAGCTGGGTCAACCGCACCGGCGAGGACTCGTGCCACACGGTCTGGTTCGAGCTGCACGAGGACCTGCTCGCGACGCTCGGGCAGTCGCGCGGCACCTGA
- a CDS encoding L,D-transpeptidase, with product MSPRPRTALAAALLVTVLAGCGTAGPPTIDPGPTQTVRAPVTAERTHPPAPTAPAPAWTPPPLDFAALPVADPWAVLPRAVPDPDPGAAPSGLLVAPSTPAGAPLYDAPRGEAFALLPVAAYQGDTSYPVVAQEGDWYQVMLVVRRGLPSEVGPSGVNEATGWVWAGDVTTSTTDLRITATLSTGEVTLWRGEEVLARTVAGIGTPETPTPVTRTFVMSIYPDPNATYSRVFVTFGAHSPTLDQFSGGPAPIAIHAYPSHSGAISNGCLRIPADVLDAFAGVPLGTPVLITA from the coding sequence ATGAGCCCCCGACCGCGCACGGCCCTCGCCGCCGCCCTCCTCGTGACGGTGCTCGCGGGCTGCGGCACGGCCGGGCCCCCGACCATCGACCCCGGGCCGACGCAGACCGTGCGCGCCCCCGTGACCGCCGAGCGCACGCACCCGCCGGCGCCCACCGCGCCGGCCCCGGCCTGGACCCCGCCTCCCCTGGACTTCGCCGCCCTCCCGGTCGCGGACCCGTGGGCCGTCCTGCCGCGCGCGGTCCCGGACCCGGACCCCGGCGCCGCGCCGAGCGGCCTGCTCGTCGCCCCGAGCACGCCCGCGGGCGCGCCGCTCTACGACGCGCCGCGCGGCGAGGCGTTCGCGCTGCTGCCCGTCGCGGCGTACCAGGGCGACACGTCGTACCCCGTCGTCGCGCAGGAGGGCGACTGGTACCAGGTGATGCTCGTCGTCCGGCGCGGGCTGCCGAGCGAGGTCGGGCCCTCGGGGGTCAACGAGGCGACCGGCTGGGTGTGGGCGGGCGACGTGACGACGAGCACGACCGACCTGCGCATCACCGCGACGCTCAGCACCGGCGAGGTCACCCTGTGGCGCGGCGAGGAGGTGCTCGCGCGCACGGTCGCGGGCATCGGCACCCCCGAGACACCGACCCCCGTCACGCGCACCTTCGTGATGTCGATCTACCCGGACCCGAACGCGACGTACTCGCGCGTCTTCGTGACGTTCGGCGCGCACTCCCCGACGCTCGACCAGTTCAGCGGCGGGCCCGCGCCGATCGCGATCCACGCCTACCCGAGCCACAGCGGCGCGATCTCGAACGGGTGCCTGCGCATCCCGGCGGACGTGCTCGACGCGTTCGCGGGCGTCCCGCTCGGGACCCCGGTGCTCATCACGGCGTGA
- a CDS encoding ABC transporter permease — protein MTLEATRPSQGTQTSAILSALASTERPAPPSALSTSLTFGWRALLKIKHVPEQLIDVTIFPVMFTLLFTFLFGGALAGSTEEYIQFLLPGILVQGVIMITMYTGTTLRTDIEKGVFDRFRSLPIWRPSALVGMLLGDAVRFTISSLVTISLGLVLGWRPAGGVVGVALGVLLLLVFAFALGWIWTFLSLLLRTSQSVMGASMLVITPLTFGSNIFVDPATMPGWLQAFVEVNPVTHLVTAVRSLMDGVDPGSSLTLTLVWAAALVAVFGSLTMWRYRDAH, from the coding sequence ATGACGCTCGAGGCCACCCGCCCGTCGCAGGGCACGCAGACGTCCGCGATCCTGTCCGCGCTCGCGAGCACCGAGCGACCGGCGCCGCCGAGCGCGCTCTCGACGTCCCTGACGTTCGGCTGGCGCGCGCTGCTGAAGATCAAGCACGTCCCCGAGCAGCTCATCGACGTGACGATCTTCCCGGTCATGTTCACGCTGCTGTTCACGTTCCTGTTCGGCGGCGCGCTCGCCGGGAGCACCGAGGAGTACATCCAGTTCCTGCTCCCCGGGATCCTCGTCCAGGGCGTCATCATGATCACGATGTACACGGGCACGACCCTGCGCACCGACATCGAGAAGGGCGTCTTCGACCGCTTCCGGTCGCTGCCGATCTGGCGGCCGTCGGCGCTCGTCGGGATGCTGCTCGGCGACGCGGTGCGGTTCACGATCTCCTCGCTCGTGACCATCAGCCTCGGGCTGGTCCTGGGCTGGCGTCCCGCCGGCGGCGTGGTCGGCGTCGCGCTCGGCGTGCTGCTGCTCCTGGTCTTCGCGTTCGCGCTCGGCTGGATCTGGACGTTCCTCAGCCTCCTGCTGCGCACGTCGCAGTCCGTGATGGGCGCGAGCATGCTCGTCATCACGCCGCTGACGTTCGGCAGCAACATCTTCGTGGACCCCGCGACGATGCCGGGCTGGCTGCAGGCGTTCGTCGAGGTCAACCCCGTGACGCACCTCGTGACCGCCGTCCGCTCGCTCATGGACGGCGTCGACCCGGGCAGCAGCCTCACGCTGACGCTCGTGTGGGCCGCGGCGCTCGTGGCGGTGTTCGGGTCGCTGACCATGTGGCGGTACCGCGACGCGCACTGA
- a CDS encoding ATP-binding cassette domain-containing protein produces the protein MTDLAIETHGLVKTFGATRAVDGVDLAIPRGGVHGFLGPNGAGKTTTIHMLATLSTPDAGTAHVLGYDVVRESREVRRRVSLTGQFASVDEDLTGRENLRLLGRLFGYTGAAATRRADELLAAFGLTEAATQQVKKYSGGMRRRIDIAASIVVTPELLFLDEPTTGLDPRSRNEVWDIVRAMVACGTTVLLTTQYLDEADQLADRISVIDRGKVIAEGSSSELKASVGSGSLHVRVMDPADRDAAREVLERELGVEVRTQADPAALDATVESPALATRALTALDAADLRLAQFALGQPTLDEVFLALTGHHADGPPDGTATTTGTTIEEDAA, from the coding sequence ATGACCGACCTGGCCATCGAGACCCACGGTCTCGTCAAGACGTTCGGGGCGACGCGCGCCGTCGACGGCGTCGACCTCGCGATCCCGCGCGGCGGCGTGCACGGGTTCCTCGGGCCCAACGGTGCCGGCAAGACCACCACGATCCACATGCTCGCGACGCTCTCGACGCCCGACGCCGGGACGGCGCACGTGCTCGGCTACGACGTCGTCCGCGAGTCGCGCGAGGTGCGCCGGCGGGTGAGCCTGACGGGGCAGTTCGCGTCGGTCGATGAGGACCTGACCGGCCGGGAGAACCTGCGCCTGCTCGGCCGGCTGTTCGGCTACACGGGCGCGGCCGCGACGCGGCGGGCCGACGAGCTCCTCGCGGCGTTCGGGCTCACCGAGGCCGCGACCCAGCAGGTCAAGAAGTACTCGGGCGGCATGCGGCGGCGCATCGACATCGCGGCGAGCATCGTCGTGACCCCCGAGCTGCTGTTCCTCGACGAGCCGACCACCGGCCTCGACCCGCGCAGCCGCAACGAGGTGTGGGACATCGTGCGGGCCATGGTCGCGTGCGGCACGACCGTGCTGCTGACCACCCAGTACCTCGACGAGGCCGACCAGCTCGCGGACCGGATCAGCGTGATCGACCGCGGCAAGGTCATCGCGGAGGGCTCGTCGAGCGAGCTCAAGGCGTCGGTCGGCTCGGGGTCGCTGCACGTGCGCGTCATGGACCCGGCGGACCGGGACGCGGCCCGCGAGGTGCTCGAGCGCGAGCTCGGCGTCGAGGTCCGCACCCAGGCCGACCCCGCGGCGCTCGACGCCACCGTCGAGAGCCCCGCGCTCGCGACCCGGGCGCTCACCGCGCTCGACGCCGCGGACCTGCGGCTCGCGCAGTTCGCCCTCGGCCAGCCCACGCTCGACGAGGTGTTCCTCGCGCTCACCGGCCACCACGCCGACGGCCCGCCGGACGGCACCGCCACCACGACCGGCACCACCATCGAGGAGGACGCGGCATGA
- a CDS encoding PEP/pyruvate-binding domain-containing protein: MLVPLEDATAAVAGGKAGTLGRLVRAGLPVPPGVVVPLDVYRATAERLAVEELVRRGGPGAAQRALARADLAPGFLAAVERALARLGGGPVAVRSSATGEDGATRSAAGQHLTRLGVRGAGDVVDAVRACWASLWSPEAVAYRRLDDGHDAPATAVLVQRHVDADVAGVLFTGDAPGDPVVVEASWGLGESVVGGLVTPDRHVVHASGAVGTRVGAKATRVDRDGAGVGTAAVPDALAAARCLDDAAVRGLADLGRELATLLGGPQDVEWALAGGVVHVLQARPVTAGLPRLRGLPDVPEVRAAGDGDRAAAVPTSDPSVAVTAGAATTDAATCAAGPVLRGVPGSRGVRRGPVRVVTGPEGFAAVRSGDVLVCRFTDPAWTRLFGVVAAVVTQTGGVLSHAAVVAREHGTPAVLAVPGVLVALRDGDDVEVDGTAGTVRLVT; encoded by the coding sequence GTGCTGGTGCCCCTCGAGGACGCGACCGCCGCCGTCGCCGGTGGGAAGGCCGGGACCCTCGGGCGGCTCGTGCGCGCCGGCCTCCCCGTGCCGCCGGGCGTCGTCGTGCCGCTCGACGTCTACCGCGCGACGGCGGAGCGGCTCGCCGTCGAGGAGCTCGTGCGTCGCGGTGGACCGGGTGCCGCGCAGCGCGCCCTGGCACGGGCCGACCTGGCGCCAGGGTTCCTGGCCGCGGTCGAGCGGGCGCTCGCGCGGCTGGGCGGTGGTCCGGTCGCCGTCCGCTCGTCGGCGACGGGGGAGGACGGCGCGACGCGCTCCGCCGCGGGGCAGCACCTGACCCGCCTCGGGGTCCGCGGTGCGGGCGACGTCGTGGACGCCGTGCGCGCGTGCTGGGCGTCGCTCTGGTCGCCCGAGGCGGTCGCGTACCGGCGGCTCGACGACGGGCACGACGCCCCGGCGACGGCGGTGCTCGTCCAGCGGCACGTCGACGCGGACGTCGCGGGGGTGCTGTTCACGGGCGACGCGCCCGGCGACCCCGTCGTCGTCGAGGCGTCCTGGGGGCTCGGGGAGTCGGTCGTCGGTGGCCTCGTGACGCCCGACCGGCACGTGGTCCACGCCTCGGGAGCGGTCGGGACGCGGGTGGGCGCCAAGGCGACGCGCGTGGACCGGGACGGGGCCGGGGTCGGCACGGCGGCGGTCCCCGACGCGCTCGCGGCCGCGCGCTGCCTCGACGACGCCGCGGTGCGCGGGCTCGCGGACCTCGGACGCGAGCTCGCGACGCTGCTCGGCGGACCGCAGGACGTCGAGTGGGCGCTCGCGGGCGGCGTGGTCCACGTGCTCCAGGCGCGGCCGGTGACCGCGGGGCTGCCGAGGCTGCGCGGGTTGCCGGACGTGCCGGAGGTGCGCGCGGCGGGGGACGGGGACCGGGCTGCGGCGGTGCCGACCTCCGACCCCTCTGTCGCGGTGACCGCCGGTGCAGCCACGACCGACGCAGCCACCTGCGCCGCCGGCCCGGTGCTCCGCGGCGTGCCCGGGAGCCGCGGCGTGCGGCGCGGGCCCGTGCGCGTCGTGACCGGACCCGAGGGCTTCGCAGCCGTCCGGTCGGGGGACGTGCTGGTGTGCCGGTTCACCGACCCGGCGTGGACGCGGCTGTTCGGCGTGGTCGCCGCGGTCGTCACGCAGACCGGCGGGGTCCTGTCCCACGCCGCCGTCGTCGCCCGCGAGCACGGCACCCCCGCCGTGCTCGCGGTCCCGGGCGTCCTCGTGGCGCTGCGCGACGGCGACGACGTCGAGGTGGACGGGACGGCGGGGACGGTCCGGCTCGTGACGTGA
- a CDS encoding acylphosphatase produces the protein MVVRRKVVVRGEVQGVGFRWACAREAQALGVHGWVRNRPDGALEAVVEGDPEAVERLVAWVRRGPSHAHVTAAEVTAEDPEGLPDFRIAD, from the coding sequence ATGGTGGTGCGCCGGAAGGTCGTCGTCCGCGGGGAGGTCCAGGGCGTCGGCTTCCGCTGGGCGTGCGCCCGCGAGGCGCAGGCCCTGGGGGTGCACGGCTGGGTGCGGAACCGGCCCGACGGCGCGCTCGAGGCGGTCGTGGAGGGCGACCCGGAGGCGGTCGAGCGGCTCGTGGCCTGGGTGCGTCGAGGTCCGTCGCACGCGCACGTGACCGCGGCCGAGGTCACCGCCGAGGACCCTGAGGGGCTGCCGGACTTCCGCATCGCCGACTGA
- a CDS encoding DNA-binding protein translates to MEHNDPARTARADQVRAGDESSARTLLLELGAADLDARPWEPAGMPPSAVDLVRFFLWWSGRGDPGGTGLDGPDGPDAARAALALLPAARAELDQVETALLFTARGAGLTWAQMADALGMNSPQACQQRLDRLLARRGRDDRGRTT, encoded by the coding sequence GTGGAGCACAACGACCCCGCGCGGACCGCGCGGGCCGACCAGGTCCGGGCCGGCGACGAGAGCAGCGCCCGCACGCTGCTGCTCGAGCTGGGCGCGGCGGACCTCGACGCGCGCCCGTGGGAGCCCGCCGGGATGCCGCCCTCCGCGGTCGACCTCGTCCGCTTCTTCCTCTGGTGGTCCGGCCGCGGCGACCCCGGCGGCACCGGCCTCGACGGCCCGGACGGCCCCGACGCGGCCCGCGCCGCCCTCGCGCTGCTGCCCGCCGCGCGCGCCGAGCTCGACCAGGTCGAGACCGCGCTCCTGTTCACCGCGCGCGGCGCCGGCCTGACCTGGGCGCAGATGGCGGACGCGCTGGGCATGAACTCCCCGCAGGCGTGCCAGCAGCGTCTCGACCGCCTGCTGGCGCGCCGCGGGCGCGACGACCGCGGGCGGACCACGTGA
- a CDS encoding FAD-binding oxidoreductase — protein sequence MTQMTGSGVGARLRAHVRGQVWEHDDDGYDAARAVWNGAVDRRPTVVVRCADADDVRTALLVAREHGVPLSVRGGGHDWAGRAVRDDGVVLDLAAMRGVRVDADALVAHAEGGALVADVVDPAAAQGLGTATAVVRGVGMAGMTMAGGYGGLVGRFGLALDNLLSADVVLPDGTQVTAAPDEDAELLWALRGGGGNFGVVTAARYRLHPLGPVLGGMLLFPGHEAVDVLRGYRDVVAAAPDELTVMAGLLTGPTGEPAAFVAPTWSGDLAAGEAAVAPLTRLGTPVGGGVGPMPYPELIRMFEAGSPPGRSYALGTRWLPELTDDAVRTLVDAAASSPSPSSLLALHHFHGAGARVAPDATAFALRRDHLLAEVIAAWAPPGTDPEGAAAEQQAWVDEVSAALAPGALPGGYPNILGPDDADRTRLGFGANADRLLAAKRRYDPDGVLSAIGAFRATVS from the coding sequence ATGACGCAGATGACGGGGTCCGGCGTCGGCGCGCGGCTGCGCGCCCACGTGCGGGGGCAGGTCTGGGAGCACGACGACGACGGGTACGACGCCGCGCGCGCGGTGTGGAACGGCGCGGTCGACCGGCGCCCGACGGTCGTCGTCCGGTGCGCCGACGCGGACGACGTGCGCACGGCGCTGCTCGTCGCGCGCGAGCACGGCGTGCCGCTCTCGGTGCGCGGCGGCGGGCACGACTGGGCCGGGCGCGCGGTGCGCGACGACGGGGTCGTGCTCGACCTGGCGGCGATGCGCGGCGTCCGGGTCGACGCGGACGCCCTGGTCGCGCACGCGGAGGGCGGCGCGCTCGTGGCGGACGTCGTCGACCCCGCGGCGGCGCAGGGCCTCGGCACGGCGACCGCGGTCGTGCGGGGCGTCGGCATGGCCGGCATGACGATGGCCGGCGGGTACGGCGGGCTGGTCGGGCGGTTCGGCCTCGCGCTCGACAACCTGCTCTCGGCGGACGTCGTGCTGCCCGACGGCACACAGGTCACCGCGGCGCCCGACGAGGACGCCGAGCTGCTGTGGGCGCTGCGCGGCGGGGGCGGGAACTTCGGGGTCGTGACCGCGGCGCGGTACCGGCTGCACCCGCTCGGCCCCGTCCTCGGCGGCATGCTGCTGTTCCCCGGGCACGAGGCGGTCGACGTGCTGCGCGGCTACCGCGACGTGGTCGCCGCGGCCCCCGACGAGCTCACCGTCATGGCGGGCCTCCTCACGGGCCCGACCGGGGAGCCCGCGGCGTTCGTCGCCCCGACGTGGAGCGGCGACCTCGCCGCCGGTGAGGCGGCCGTCGCGCCGCTGACCCGGCTGGGCACGCCCGTGGGCGGGGGCGTCGGGCCGATGCCCTACCCCGAGCTCATCCGGATGTTCGAGGCGGGCTCACCGCCGGGCCGCTCCTACGCGCTCGGCACCCGCTGGCTCCCGGAGCTGACCGACGACGCGGTCCGCACGCTCGTCGACGCCGCCGCGAGCTCGCCCTCGCCGTCGTCGCTCCTCGCGCTGCACCACTTCCACGGGGCCGGCGCGCGGGTCGCCCCGGACGCGACCGCGTTCGCGCTGCGACGCGACCACCTCCTCGCCGAGGTCATCGCCGCGTGGGCGCCGCCGGGCACCGACCCGGAGGGCGCCGCGGCGGAGCAGCAGGCGTGGGTCGACGAGGTCTCCGCGGCGCTCGCGCCGGGCGCCCTGCCCGGCGGCTACCCCAACATCCTGGGACCCGACGACGCCGACCGGACGCGCCTCGGCTTCGGCGCGAACGCCGACCGGCTGCTCGCGGCGAAGCGCCGGTACGACCCGGACGGCGTCCTCTCCGCGATCGGGGCCTTCCGCGCGACCGTCTCCTGA
- a CDS encoding APC family permease — translation MSTAPPAPPAPPASGPAAGEDAPLARTVGRKVLLLFVVGDILGAGIYSLTGKVAGEVGGAIWVPFLVAFGLAALTAASYVELVGKYPRAAGAALYAHKAFDNPFVTFMVAFTVMMSGVTSAAAAARAFGGDYLAELVSVPTLVAAYAFLALVAVVNLIGISESMRVNVVLTLIEASGLLVVLVIGAWAVVTGDGEPSRALDLDPGDASVWTAVLGGTALAFYALLGFEDSVNLAEECQEPRRDFGRALFGGLAITGVVYLAVAFTSTLLVDTATLRDSTGPLLEVVKVAGLAFPPTLFAVIALFAVGNTALINMIMASRLVYGMAREGIVPPVLGRVSRRRTPSVAIAFTIAIALTLVSTGDLAGLADTTVLLLLLVFAVVNVAVLVLRREPAESTGDAKADGVEGAADAAGTTAAAGGARALDRRGFRAPTWAPVLGAVVSLVLASPLTGREDAVYVRAALLLGIGVALYGINRLLVRRAG, via the coding sequence ATGTCGACCGCACCCCCAGCACCCCCCGCACCCCCCGCCTCCGGTCCCGCCGCGGGGGAGGACGCCCCGCTGGCCCGCACCGTCGGGCGCAAGGTCCTGCTGCTGTTCGTGGTCGGCGACATCCTCGGCGCGGGCATCTACTCGCTGACCGGCAAGGTGGCCGGAGAGGTCGGCGGCGCGATCTGGGTGCCGTTCCTCGTCGCGTTCGGGCTCGCGGCCCTGACCGCCGCGTCCTACGTCGAGCTCGTCGGCAAGTACCCCCGCGCGGCCGGCGCGGCGCTGTACGCGCACAAGGCCTTCGACAACCCGTTCGTGACGTTCATGGTCGCCTTCACGGTGATGATGTCGGGCGTCACGTCGGCGGCTGCGGCGGCCCGCGCCTTCGGGGGCGACTACCTCGCCGAGCTCGTGAGCGTGCCGACGCTTGTCGCGGCGTACGCGTTCCTGGCGCTCGTCGCCGTGGTGAACCTCATCGGCATCTCGGAGTCGATGCGGGTGAACGTGGTGCTCACGCTCATCGAGGCGTCGGGGCTGCTCGTGGTCCTCGTCATCGGCGCGTGGGCCGTCGTGACCGGCGACGGGGAGCCGTCGCGCGCCCTCGACCTCGACCCCGGCGACGCGAGCGTGTGGACGGCGGTGCTCGGCGGGACCGCGCTGGCGTTCTACGCGCTGCTGGGTTTCGAGGACTCCGTCAACCTGGCCGAGGAGTGCCAGGAGCCGCGCCGCGACTTCGGGCGCGCGCTGTTCGGCGGGCTCGCGATCACCGGCGTCGTGTACCTCGCGGTCGCGTTCACCTCGACGCTGCTCGTCGACACCGCGACGCTCCGGGACTCGACCGGCCCGCTGCTCGAGGTGGTCAAGGTCGCGGGGCTCGCGTTCCCGCCGACGCTGTTCGCGGTCATCGCGCTGTTCGCGGTCGGCAACACGGCCCTGATCAACATGATCATGGCCTCGCGCCTCGTCTACGGGATGGCGCGGGAGGGCATCGTGCCGCCGGTGCTCGGGCGGGTGAGCCGGCGCCGCACGCCGTCGGTCGCGATCGCGTTCACCATCGCGATCGCGCTGACGCTCGTGAGCACCGGGGACCTCGCGGGCCTCGCGGACACGACCGTGCTGCTGCTCCTGCTGGTGTTCGCGGTCGTCAACGTCGCGGTGCTCGTGCTCCGGAGGGAGCCGGCAGAGTCGACCGGCGACGCGAAGGCGGACGGTGTGGAGGGCGCTGCGGACGCCGCCGGGACCACGGCGGCGGCGGGGGGTGCGCGCGCCCTCGACCGGCGCGGGTTCCGCGCGCCGACCTGGGCGCCCGTGCTCGGGGCGGTCGTGAGCCTCGTGCTGGCGAGCCCGCTCACCGGGCGCGAGGACGCCGTCTACGTCCGGGCGGCGCTGCTGCTCGGCATCGGCGTCGCGCTGTACGGGATCAACCGGCTGCTCGTCCGTCGCGCGGGCTGA
- a CDS encoding HPr family phosphocarrier protein, which yields MPARRVTVAIPEGLHARPAALFVKLAGEQPSPVTLRRPDGEPVPASSILSIMTLGVHAGEEVVLESDGDAAEASLDALETYLVSAG from the coding sequence ATGCCCGCACGTCGCGTCACCGTCGCGATCCCCGAGGGGCTGCACGCGCGCCCCGCGGCGCTCTTCGTCAAGCTCGCGGGGGAGCAGCCGTCACCGGTGACGCTGCGCCGCCCCGACGGCGAGCCGGTGCCCGCGTCGAGCATCCTCAGCATCATGACGCTCGGCGTGCACGCGGGCGAGGAGGTCGTGCTCGAGTCCGACGGCGACGCGGCCGAGGCCTCGCTCGACGCGCTCGAGACCTACCTCGTCAGCGCGGGCTGA
- a CDS encoding class I SAM-dependent methyltransferase has protein sequence MDGADEDAWSAVAEGWAELWGPFADPVRRTLLTAAAVGPGTRVLDVGCGSGELLAQVASLGGQAAGADPAPGMVALARAQVPGADVRVAAAEALPWDDARFDVVTAVNSLQLAASTAGALAEAVRVAVPGGRVALASWAEGALNDLDVVERAVAAAAGEDVPPDGPLREAGGFEALLAGSGLTVVAAGLVEVPWEVPDDTTLVRGVLLGEDAEGTESGHRTVVDAARPFRTEQGGYRLVNAFRYAVAVTPG, from the coding sequence GTGGACGGAGCCGACGAGGACGCCTGGTCGGCGGTCGCCGAGGGCTGGGCGGAGCTGTGGGGCCCGTTCGCCGACCCGGTGCGGCGCACGCTGCTCACGGCGGCCGCGGTCGGCCCCGGGACGCGCGTGCTCGACGTCGGGTGCGGGAGCGGCGAGCTGCTCGCGCAGGTCGCGAGCCTGGGCGGCCAGGCCGCCGGGGCGGACCCCGCGCCGGGCATGGTCGCCCTCGCGCGCGCACAGGTCCCCGGCGCCGACGTCCGGGTCGCCGCGGCGGAGGCGCTCCCGTGGGACGACGCCCGCTTCGACGTCGTGACCGCCGTCAACTCGCTGCAGCTCGCGGCCAGCACCGCGGGCGCGCTCGCGGAGGCGGTGCGCGTCGCGGTGCCCGGCGGACGGGTCGCGCTCGCGTCCTGGGCCGAGGGCGCCCTCAACGACCTCGACGTCGTCGAGCGCGCCGTCGCCGCGGCGGCCGGCGAGGACGTCCCGCCGGACGGTCCGCTGCGCGAGGCCGGCGGTTTCGAGGCGCTGCTCGCCGGGAGCGGGCTGACCGTGGTCGCGGCCGGGCTCGTCGAGGTCCCGTGGGAGGTGCCGGACGACACGACCCTCGTCCGCGGGGTCCTGCTCGGTGAGGACGCCGAGGGCACCGAGTCGGGGCACCGGACCGTCGTGGACGCCGCGCGCCCGTTCCGCACCGAGCAGGGCGGCTACCGGCTCGTCAACGCCTTCCGGTACGCGGTCGCGGTCACCCCGGGCTGA